The Tursiops truncatus isolate mTurTru1 chromosome 9, mTurTru1.mat.Y, whole genome shotgun sequence DNA segment TGTATTTAGTGCCTCTACCTCAATCCTAACGGCCTATGAGGTGGGCATAGTATTATCTGAAGAGATCACGGTCCTGAGAACTTTGGTGATGCGTCCCAAATCATACCTCTAAGTAGCAGGGTCGAGATTCAAACCAGGGATGTCCAAATCCCAGGCCCATCACAGAGATAACCACTAGACCAGACCATCTGGATGTCTCAAGTGCTCTAAACTTGCAAATCACATGCCAGATGCAGGACGCCTTTTTGTTAAAAGGGTGGAGGAGCGAGCGGACCTCTCTCCTTCGACATGTTCATCTCATACAGAGTTCACTCTCTGAGGAATGTTACTCCTGTCCACCTAGCTGCACAGGCCAGAAACTTGGAAGTCACCTGGTCTAACTTCCCAAACATAACCAACCGCAAACccagttctgtccatttttgtctcTAAATATCTCTTGACTCCACCTGACTCTCACattccccatccccactccctggCTTCTTTCTGGCCATCACCATCTCTTACCACAATGGTTTCTCCATCTTAGTCTTACCTCCACACACAGCACGATCTCAATGCTATCGCTAAAACATAAACCTGGCCATATCATTctcttgcttaaaatccttcagtggcttcAGAACAACTCTCTCCTCAGGATAACTTCCagattctttatcttttcttaaagGCACTTATTCTCTCTAGTCCCCGCTAAGTGTTCGCACGTGCTGCTCCTCTTCCTGAGAACACCCTCTCGTCCTCACCTCTAGCCCTTCATCCTGCTGGCGGCCTTCTCTGCGCGCCCCCTCTCCCATGGGTTAGTTACACCTGATGTTTGCTTCCACGTACTTCTCACGTTTTAGCAATTGACACAGTGCTTTGTCAACGCTCTGCCTCACTACAGAGTATCATCATTAACTTGCCCATCCTTTTATTAACTGAATAAATAACACTAGCTGTGTCACAGTTACATACATACACGATACAGACTCGGACCTTACTCTCGAGAACAGGTACCGTCTTTTCTTTGGCGTCTCGGCGCCTAACAGCAGTAGCCTCAACAAGTTTGTCGAACTTACCGATCGAACGCGCCTCCGAGAGACTGCTGTGCCGCGTGGACTTCTGGGAACCGTAGCTCCCCCGTTCGGACCTCCCTTTTATGGCGCAGCCGTATTCGGATTCAGGCGCTTTTGCTCTTAATGCGCATGTCCCGGGAGGCGGAGTGGTGGAACTGCGCATGCCTAaagtgcggggcgggggggaggtgcGGCCGAAAAGGAGGTGCACTGCCGCGGCGGGGCTTTGGTGACACCCGGAGGCTGCGGCTGATCGTTGCCGGACTGTGAGGatggcggggagggggaagctaaTTGCGGTGATCGGAGACGAGGACACGGTGACTGGCTTCCTGCTGGGCGGCATAGGGGAGCTTAACAAGAACCGCCACCCTAATTTCCTGGTGGTGGAGAAAGATACTACCATCAATGAGATCGAAGACACTTTCCGGTACGGTAGCCCGCGAGGCCTGAACGGGACCTTCAGCTGCCTGGTGGGAGCGCGGGGAGAAGGCGGGGGGCGGCCCTGGGCTTCCAGACCTTGGCCGAAGTGTCAGACCCCGTCCAAGAGGGTCGAGGAAGTCGGTCCACCTCCGCTTCCGAAAAGGGGGCCTCCGCGTCCCAAGTTCCCTTTTGGGTCTCGGTGGGACCGGAGCTATGTCGGGTCCACAAACTCCCCCCTGTCACATGACCGTGTGTCAGGAAAGAAGGGGAACAGAGCTCGTGACGGGCGGGCGCCAGCCCCTTGGCCAAGCCTGGCCCGCCAGAGCTGAGCGTCCGGAGGGTCCAGGCCCGGAGGGGGCTAGTCTCAGCTCCCCTGCAGGGGCTCCCACATTCCACCCGTAGAGCAGGCTCCGGGCATTGCAAGCACTCGACTCTCTTGCGAGttgacacctaaaggaaccacACACTCAGTGAACACACGGGCAGTGGGCTCGGGCTTTCCTGTATTTTCATCTCCCTCAGAGGCTCACAATCGCCTTGTGAGGTAGGGGTTATTCCCACTTACTGGTGAGAAAAttaagttcagagaggttaaggcaaACTCTGTGATTCAGACGAGAGCGAGCAGGGATTTGAGCCCAGTCCCACCCTTTCTGCCTTTCTTAAGCCAGGGCTACACTCTGCCTGTGTAGCTCTCCTCAGTCGGCTTCGGAATTTCCCGTTGTCCTGAGCACAGGGGACAATGTCAGGACTGTCCTACCTTCTGCTGAGACCATGCACTTCAAATCTTCCCTTCCTGTTCTGGGTTAAGAGCAATAGCTTCAAAATGTGGGTGCAGGCATGTCCCTTAATCCAGGAGGCGTCCTGGTGGCTAGAGTTAAGGGTGCCAGCCCCCTATTCTCTCCCACACCCCTTCTCTAGGGCCCCTGTGCCAAGTCCCAGGAACAAACCACTCCCACTGTTTCCCCCTAAACAGCCCAGCCCCGAGCTACCGGCTGAGGCTGGTTCCTGCTGCCTGGGGTGTGATAGGCCCTGACCCGGGAGGCTGATCTCTGCCGCTCTCTAAGCAGTCCGGTAAAGTGACCCAAGTTGTCATGAGAGAAGGACAAATTTTACTTCAAGAATTTTCCAAGTTTCTAACCAAAAGGGATCTCAGAAATCATCAAGTCTAACCTGCcctagtgtctggcacagagtaagctgCTCAGTAAACAGTTTTTAtcgagtaaataaatgaatgggtggtTGATCACAAGAAAGTAAGAGCCCAGTGTCGGGTTCTCTCTGTGTGGAAAGTGTGATTCCTTCGTTACCGATTTTCCTCTTCCTGTGTTGCGTTCTTGGCTCAGGCCAAACTTCCCCTCTGACTCACCCCCTGCCCTCATCAGCATAGACCTTCAGTGGTCTGTACAGCGCCCCCTCAaccttaaaaaatttaatctgttttcttttgaaaggtTAATGTGTTCATGTGGCttacaaattaatatttaaaaggtaTATACATTGAGAAGTCACACTCCCACCCCAACCTCTCTACTTCATtacctccttcctccaccccgtAACCACTTagttttttccttatctttctttttctttatgcagATACAAAGGGACAGATGTATATATTCTTATCCTCTCCCTTTCTTACCCGAAGGCAGCGTAAGGAATACACCAGCATGCACCCTCATCTTCATTAGCTGTTCAGTTGGGAGCCTTCCAAGCAGGGGAGGTAGAAGCCATGGCCCTTAGCTTTGGACTGAAATTGATTCTAAATAGAATGAAGAGAGTTTAGTGTAGCATCCTTGTCCATTGCACTCTCTGGATCGAGCTCGTTCCCCTCTGCAGCCCAGCCCACCAACTCAGAGTGGGCTGCCTTGGACTCCCTTCTCATCTCTCCCTACAGGCAGTTTCTAAACCGGGACGACATCGGCATCATCCTCATCAACCAGTACATCGCAGAGATGGTGCGGCACGCGCTCGATGCCCACCAGCGCTCCATTCCGGCCGTGCTGGAGATCCCATCCAAGGAGCACCCCTATGATGCTGCCAAGGACTCCATCCTGCGCAGGGCCAGGGGCATGTTCACGGCCGAAGACCTGCGCTAGGGAACTCCCCTCAGCCATGTGGCCTCTCCCCAGGCTTGCCATCAGCCCTCCTCTAAAATTCGAGCCTCTGAGTTCCAATTCCCTGACCCTTCCCACTCCACTGAGAGGCTAGGTGAGGTGCTTCCAGTTTGCTGGGCCTCTGCCATTCAAATCAAGGCTGGTTAGGGTATAGGAAGCCTGAGTGTCTTCTCTCCATTACCTCTTCCCTGTGCTGTTATACAGTGTCCTTGTTGATGTTAAATTAAAGTAGTTCTTGCTTCTCTCCGATCTGAGGCTGGGTGCTAGAAAGGACACGTGTGGGATGAGGCTGTTGTGGGGAGGCGGTGGGGGAGTGGACTCGACTGGCAGGGCTGGAAAAGGTTTTGCCAGAGATCCAGGCATAGAGGAGTTGGACCAGGAAGATTGTGCCAGGTTGGCCGTCTGAATTAAAGGTAGCCAGCtctggcagggaggaagggaaggaggcttGCGTCCAGTCCCCTGGCACCCCAGCTTGAGTCTGTATTGGCTGGGAGGGGACCAGACCtcaagggaaggaagcagaaatcACAGGAAACCTGGAAGCCTGTGATACTAGCCTGGGTCAAGCAAGAGGTTTGGGGATCAAGGCTCTTAGCCAGTGGGCCCCGGCCTGAGGCTGCCTCAGCAAGCGAGGCATGTGAGGCGCTGAGGGCATGGCCCTGTGTGAGGTGAGGCTCGGTTGCCGAGCGACCATCCCTGGGCAGCCACCTGCTGTCAGAAAGGCTCTGCTTGCTGCGCTCACCCCTCAGCTGCAGTCACCCTGGTCCTGCTCCTTCCTTCGCCACCATGTCTCGGCAACTTAACATGGACACGGTGCGGCAGAACTTCTGGAAGGAGCAGTATCTGAGGGAGAAGGTGTTGCGCTGTGAATGGCACCGCAAGTATGGGTCGATGGTGAAGGCCAAGCAGAAGGCTAAGACTGCAGCCCACGTACCCCTCAagctgcccaccctgccccccaaagCCCCACTCTCACCCCTGCCCGCCCCCAAAGCTGTTCCTTCCgaggcccccagccctgccctggaggcTCCTATTCAGCCAGAAATGTACCCAGTCCTGCCTGCCACCCGGGCCCTGCTGTATGAAGGCATCTCCCACGACTTTCAGGGCCGCTACCGCTACCTCAACACCCGAAAACTGGACATGCCAGAGAGGCGCTACCTCTTCCCCATCACCACCAACTTCACATATGGCTGGCAGCTGGGTGAGCCCTAACCTCCCGGAAATTATTCGCCTCACAAACACAGAGCACCTGCCACGAGCTAGGCAGCGCTCTCGGCGCTAGACACACAAGGCACGTGGACACTCCTTTTGGGGACGTCCATTCTAGTGGAGGGTCCAGGCCATAAACATAAGAGCAAGAGAGGGCCAggcatggtgggggagggggacagggcaCGTGTGCGGCTTTAGACTGGActgtcaggaaaggcctctctggGGACCTAAAGGCTGAGTGAGCTAAATGACGAGGAGGAGTTTGGGTTTTACTCTAAATTCGAGGGGAAGCCATGGAGAATTTTAAACAGGTAAATGATACtgatacacttttaaaaaaaatatcaccCTGACTATTCTGTAGGTAATGGCCTTTTTAGGGACACGAGTAGGCTCTGGCAGGTGGCTAAGCTATCCTGGCAAGAGATGACGATGGCTTGGGCTAGGGTGATTGGCGGTAGAGCTGAAATAGATTCCAGATATGTTTTGGAGGAAGAATCAAGAGAACTTACTGATGGTttgaaagagacaaggaaagagaatGCAATGGCCATGCCCAGGTGTTCAGCTGAAGCAGCTACAGCAGGGGAGactggggcgggggcagggctgggggtgtgtGAAGACAGGTCAGTGTTGGGTGTTTTGCGCTGGAGGTGTTGGTGAGTCGGCTGTGTATGGGAGTCGCCCTATGGAGGGAGGTCAGAGCTAAAGATGCAGTTTTGGGGGTCATCAGAATATAGGTGCTCTTTAAAGCCCCGAGACTGGGTGGGCTTACCCAGGGAGCTCCAGGGCTGGATCAAACTGGAGAAGGCAGAGGACACAGCGAGGGGTAGGGAGATGGTATTGGCCAGAAGGCTGTCCATCTGGATTGAGTCATGGTCATCGGCTGGGCAGGAGAGGAGCGAAGGCAATGGTGCAGCTGGAGATGAAGAGTCCAGGTGTGGGGAAAAGAATATGCCAGGGAGTGTTGTGGGTTTTCTGGGCGATGAGACATGTCCCTTTGCTGTCTGTGGTCATGAATTTCAAGTGAGACTACTCAGTCACATGTTTTCTCCAGCTCCTGCACAGAAAAGGTGGATGGCTGGTGATAAACACAGTTgaaattttacctaaaaaaaatCCCCCTACTTTCCCCAGGGCCCTAAATGGGGAGGAAAGGGAGCAATTTCCAAATGAAAGCAGGAGGTGAACCCCGAAAGGGGAGCAGGAGGTAGAAAGAAGCCCTGTCTGCCCCAGAGAAGTCTAGCTCTGTCTGTAACAAGCACGGCTGGGAGTCCCACCACCCGCCTCCATGGAGGATTCTGAGGCTGGGGGAAATGCTGGCACACAGCTGACCGGCATTTGGCCATCACTGCTGATCCAGGCAGCCAGCCAGCTCCCTGTTTCCCCATAGCCCCCACTCCTCACAagcacttctttttattttttcacacttaCAAAGTGGATACAACACAGGCAGATTCCTAGGGTTATGCAGGCAGGGCTCCCGGGCTCTGCAAGTTCCTTTCCCAGGAATCCATTCCTGGCCTCTGACATCTTTTCCCAGGCCCCCCAGTGAAGCAAGAACTGGTCTCCTGCAAGATGTGCCGCATTGAATCTTTCTTCCGCAAGAATGGGGCCTTCGCACTGCTTGACCCCCGGGACCTGGCCCTCTGACCTTGGGCCAGGCAGTGGGCttaggggagggaagaagaaataacacacGTGGTGGGCCGAAAGTGCCATGCGTGTCTGTGTCTGGCTCTCCCCAGGCCCTGAGGCTGCGTTCCGGGCCTTTCTGAAACTACCTCTGACCTACAGGTTGCCCTCTTGCTTTTTCCTTAAATCCCCGTCTCTTTAATCGTCCCTTTGAGGATTCAGCAGTGACCAGAGAGGGCTGGGAAGACTGAGCGATGCTCTCCAGGCGCAGGCTCCTCAGAGCCAGGGGGCCACAGAAGTTGCTGGAAGTTCTGGGTGTTCCTGTGTAAAGAGTGGCCTTTCATCCCAGATGCCAGGGAAAAGGGACGGCCACCACCCCACAAGCCTCCCCGCCCGAACCCCTCACCTGGCCCCGAGGGCTCGCAGCCGCCCGGTCCTCTCCCGTTGCATTTGCTTCAGCTGCTCCCGCAGGGCGCTCCGCTGCCCGGCCGCGTCCTCCTGGGGCGGCGCCGAGCGCTGAGCGCCCGCGCCTCCCAGCCCCGGGGCTCGATGcggccagcagagggcagcagccGGGCAGGCCGGCCCCTCCCGCTCCGCAGGTGTCATCGCAAGTGCGCGGTGCGCCCAAGTCAAAGGGACCCAGGTCGCGCCCCGTCCCCCGCCCAGGCAGGGTTTTGGCGGCCCCACCGCCTTCTCCTAGGGGTCTTGCCTGTCGTGGGAGCTGAGCCGGGCTCGGTGGGGGTCTCAAGGGATGCACGCGGCAGTGGCGGTTCCTGGCGATGCGGAGGCGTTCCAAGACCTGGAGGAGGCTTCTGTCAGCAGCCGATCGGCCGCCCCCTGGTGCCCCGCCCTCCCGGCCCGGCCGCGCACCCGGAGCCGCTGCTGCTCGCGGTCCTGTTGCCGCCGACGCCTGGCCTCACTGTGCAGCTCCAGCAGCCGCTTCAGAGCCGTCTCCTGCTGCGCCGCGCTCACGCCCGCAGACCGCCTGTCCCTGCTCGGGGACTCGGGCCACGCGGTCTTCGAGGCTCTGGGGGCCTCGGCACCTTCCCTCCGCCCCCCGAGGGCGCCCGGGAGCCCCATGGAGCCGCCCAGCTCCTGCTCCGCGGGGCCAGGGCTTCCTCCCGGGCCCCGAAGCGAGTGCGGATCGCTCAGCAGGCCCGGATGCCCTGGGAGAGCTGCGGGGCGCTCCCGCTGCTCGGAACCACCAGTGCGTAGGGCTGCCAGCAACACCGCTCCTGGGCGTGGGAGCGGCGGCCGGGCCGGAGGCCCCGGGGGCGTAAGGGGAGCCGGCGCCCCTTCCCGGGCGGGCCCCTGCTCTCTCACGGCCGCTGCGCTCTCTCCTCTCGGGCCACCGGTCTTAACCTGCCTCAGCTGCGTGGTTCTTCCCCGCGGGTGCgcgccctcccttcccccaggctgCGGCATCCGTTCTCCCAGGGGCCTGCAGAAGCCCCCCCGGAATCCCCAGGGAGCCGCCTTCCTCCCGGGGCGGTGTAGGTGCCTCTCCCCGAGCCACCTCCCAGGCTTGTGAGATACGGCTTCTGCCCTCGGAAGACTGAAGCGTCTTCACTTCCGGGCCCTGAGGAGAATCCTCGCTCTGCTCCGGGAGGACCTCCTTTCTCCGGCACATAAGGCGACTTCCGCTTTGACTTCGAGGTGCCTCTTTGTTCTCACCCTGGGAGGCCTCCCACCTTTGACCTTCCGAGACCTCTTCCCTCAGAGCCTGAGGGGCCTCCCCGCTCTGACCCTCGtttgtcttctctctcttacTTGGGGGAACTTCTTTGTCCTCCCCCTGGAGGGCCTTCCCTCTCTGATCCTGAGGGGCcccctctctctgactctgaggAATCTCAATTCTTAGCAGTTTCTTTAGTTCTGCTCTCTCCTGGCCCAGgctgcagcccagcccctccaGGGGATCCGGGGGTTCTGGcaggccctgggaggggaggccTGAGGGCCCTGGGGCTCCCTGAGCCAGCTTCTTCTCCTGTAGGCTTCTGGATGGTGGTTGATGGGGCCCCTGGGGCATGGGCCCTGCTAGCTCCCCGTCTTCCCTCTGGGCCAGCTCCTAGGAAGGAAGAGCACCTTTCCCGGGTTTGTGAGGGAATCCTCGTGCCAGGGCCACTTCCCCCAGGGGAGCCTGGAGACCCCAGTGGCTACCCCAGTGGGCCTCACTTCCATTAGGGCCCTTGCCCGATTCCTAAATTCGTAAAACCCATGTTATGTAGTGTAAAAGGTGCTTCAGTGATGGCCCCTTCTTCCACCTGGCTGTGGGCTTCTCACCCCTGCAGTCTCCTCCCAGGCACACCCCACCTCTGCTATCCCCAATCTGAGAGGGGTCTTGCCCAGGACGCTTCGACCCTTTCACCTTGAACTCTGAGCTTCCTGGTTCTTCAAAGCTACTGCTGGTGGTGAGGTTCAGCTCTTGTGAGCAACCTGAGGGAGAGAGACGGATGTTGAGAGCCCTCTGCTCATGTCCCAGGCCCTCACACACATCCCACAGAACTGGAACCAAGAAGCCTAGGGAGTCCCCAGCACGTGAGGGGATGTGGTGGTGGGGTACCCTGAGGGTTGGTGTTGGAACTTCAAGGCCGTCGCGGTTCATCATTCCACCTTTATTTACACAGCCTGCTATATGCCTGCTTCTCAGGCTTGCCTGCCAGCAGCAGACCCCATCTTCCTCATCCTCCCAGCCAAGGACCACCTCCGAGGAACCTGCACACCATCTTCCTCAAAACCGCCAGGGGAGGCCCAGGAGCAGGAAGGGACTGGTTTCCAGTCTCCTCAGTCCCTCATAAGGACACCCGCACTTTGTCCTTGTGTGCCTGTCCAGCCCCACAACATGCACCTGACTTTCCTATTATTAAGGCTAATCCTCTTTAGCTCTTCCTTGGTTTCCGACAGCAAAACCAAATGAAATTCAAGAAGTGGAATTTTAGGCCAGAGGCTAGCCTAAAAACTGCAAGTCTTCATAATTAacgaaaggaatctaaaaaaagagatgaaatgtcGCTGCTCCTTTGCAGCTGTGGAGGAAGGAGCATCGTTTTGCATCCATAAAACTACTTAGAAGAACCTGATCTCGTCTTAAATTGAGAACTCCCACAAGAAATGCCATCTTTATGCAATATGGACATGAGAATATTCATAACGGTAACCAAATGGGAATGTTCTCTGTGAAAACAAATCTGTCTTTTGAAGAGTTCTGAACAAAGAGGTCTGATAAGACTCCCAAGCCTTCAGAAATTATTGCCATGAACTGTGAAAATAACCTCCAACCCTGTCCCTCTGTAATTCTGATCTGTTGTCTTACTAGATCATTTATTTCACTGGTTATAATGTTGTGATAGATGTCTCCCATCAATGTATTCCCAAGAGATAATATACTTGTAAAAATTTTTCTGTCAATCAGAAAATAATCATCGgcactttcctcctctctcccatgCATGATGTCACAATTAAAAGCTTATGAGTTTGCTAGGCTTATTATTTAACAAATCATTTGACAGcctgtttcatttaaattaaattaacagGCCCAGGGCTCACAGCATCCATCCCACTGAATTCTAATTGCCTGTTTATTGTCACACCCTCTCACTAGGCTGTGATCTCCTCAGGGATGAGGACAACTGACTGGCCAAGTCTCTTTTGTGCCCTGTatctccccagtgcctggcatgagGGTGGCAGCTAGGCAGCTTGGAGCTGCCATTCCATTCCCTCCTCGCTGGAGGACAGGGAGGACAGACAGTCATTCCCAGCACTTTCTCCTCTGAGCCCCAGCTTAGCTTCAGAATCCTCCTGGACACAGTGCCTGAGACAGCTGGCACCAATCAGGTGGAATTGGCGTATAAAAGAAAACCTACTTGCTGTCCCTGGGTGCCCCTGGCAGCCCACAAAAAGGTATGAGGCAAAGAATAGGTGAGGATGGACTGGAATCCTGGGACTTGGGGTGAGGGCTTCCCCGCTCCTCCCAACCTAGGCTGGCCACTCCAGCCCAGGGGCTCCTGTTCTCCTGGCTATAAACTCCTGCTGTCAACGTACCAGATGTGGGCCCTTCTGCAGGCATGCCAGGGCTCTCCCACCTTGGGTCTGCAGCAAACCTGGCTTCAGTCAGATCCAGGGCTGATGATGGGTCCTTTGCCAGCCCCCTGCAGGAGTGCAAAGGCTGCCTCAGGTGCACCTCTTGCATCTGGGCTCCGATCGGCTGGGGGCAGCCTGTCTGCCAGACTCCTCACCCACGGCAGGCTGCGGAGCCTTCCCACCCCAAGATCGAAACTCAGTCCACGGAGGCCTTCCCCACGCCTGCACCCACCACTGGGTTCCAGGAGCTGGAACTCAGGGTTACCCTGTCCAGAGGCTGTGGGGCAACCACATGGGTACAACTGAGTGAGAACCCCAGGAGGATCTGGGGGCCCGAGGAGGGGTCGCTGGGCAGGGCTGTGGAGGGAGACGGGGCAAAGGGTCCAGTGCTTGGTCACTTTGTGTGGCAACACGGAGTGGACAGAATTCCCTGGGAGACTCACCCCTCCAGAAGCTGACGGTCCTGGCTCAGGGAGTCCTCAGCCTGGGGCGATGGGCACAGCCTGGAATTCTGGAAGGATTGGGGGGGCTACCCTAGTCTACAGGGCATCATCCCCCAATGTGGCAGGCAGCCTCTACAACAGCCCCCAGTGATCCCTCCTCCTGGCAACTGTGCCCTTGTGTGAcaccccccccttcccctccaagTGAAGGAGCTTGGAAATGGATCCCTCCTGCCCACtgaagccttcagatgagactgcaGCCTTGGCTAAAAGTGTTGGCTGGATACTTCCTTAGTGGTCATGACTAACACCCCCTCCTGCTACAAGCTACTAACCTGCCCAAAGGGCCTCAGGCAGTTGGTGGCTGAGCCAGGACTCGAGGCACATCCTAGTTCCCAGTCACCACAGCACCCTCCTTCCTAGAAGGGTGGGACCAGCCACCAGCCGCGGAAGGAGggacctggggctggggctgctcAGGGTCTCATCTCTGGGCCACCCTGGGCATCAGTGCCTCTGCCCTCTGGGCACCGCCAGGCCTGCTTTCCTCCCTTGCTGCAGCCATGTCTAAAGGCTTCTAGGTGTCACCACGCTGTTGATTTGACCAAGATAGTTCACTGTGGAATGGTAGCAAGCCAGAATGGTCCTGtatgccaggcatggtgctaaaTCCTTTACACAGATGAGTTCACAATCCTCCCAGCAGCGCTCTGAAAAAGAGCTATTATCTTCCCCATCTTGTAGCTGAGGAAACAGGCTTACGGTCCACAGGGAGCGTCAGAgcagagatttgaacccagatccatCTGTCTCCAGAGCCCACATTCCTTCCACTTCTCAACCACTACAAGTGCCCCAGTGTTTCACTGACACCCCCGCCCTCAGCCACACCCCAGCTCACCCCACTCGTCCGCTGCTCAGAGCCCCCATCCGTCCTACCACGGGGCTTGCTGCACTGGCTCCACGCACACTGGGCCTGGTCCCTCAGACCGCAGAACTGGGCCCAGGGGGGCCAGGAGacgcccagccccgccccggtCAGCAGCTCCAAATCCCACAGGAGCTGCAGGAAGGTGGGGTGCCAGGATGTGAGCGGGCACGCACCCTGCGCTCTGCCACCCTCCCTGGCCGACGACCGCCTACCTGCTCCTGGGCCTGCCGGCTCCGCTCCATCTGCAGCAGCACGGTGGGCAGTTCGAGGCCTGAGGGACAGGTCCGGCCGTCTCCCACATGGGGAGGCAAGGTGGAGTCAGACCCCATGGAGAGCCTGCCCCCTCGTAGATGGTGCCCTGTCACCCTCACCTGTTGCAGGGCAGCCCAGAGCTGGCCCAGGCCTGCAGGGCACCGGAAGAGGTGCTGGTACAGGGCCAAGGCCTGCTTGGGGCTACAGGGGAGCCCTAGGCCCCCAGGTGTGG contains these protein-coding regions:
- the LOC109548132 gene encoding uncharacterized protein translates to MRPAEGSSRAGRPLPLRRCHRKCAVRPSQRDPGRAPSPAQAGFWRPHRLLLGVLPVVGAEPGSVGVSRDARGSGGSWRCGGVPRPGGGFCQQPIGRPLVPRPPGPAAHPEPLLLAVLLPPTPGLTVQLQQPLQSRLLLRRAHARRPPVPARGLGPRGLRGSGGLGTFPPPPEGAREPHGAAQLLLRGARASSRAPKRVRIAQQARMPWESCGALPLLGTTTCYMPASQACLPAADPIFLILPAKDHLRGTCTPSSSKPPGEAQEQEGTGFQSPQSLIRTPALCPCVPVQPHNMHLTFLLLRLILFSSSLVSDSKTK
- the ATP6V1F gene encoding V-type proton ATPase subunit F; this encodes MAGRGKLIAVIGDEDTVTGFLLGGIGELNKNRHPNFLVVEKDTTINEIEDTFRQFLNRDDIGIILINQYIAEMVRHALDAHQRSIPAVLEIPSKEHPYDAAKDSILRRARGMFTAEDLR
- the SPMIP1 gene encoding protein SPMIP1 — protein: MSRQLNMDTVRQNFWKEQYLREKVLRCEWHRKYGSMVKAKQKAKTAAHVPLKLPTLPPKAPLSPLPAPKAVPSEAPSPALEAPIQPEMYPVLPATRALLYEGISHDFQGRYRYLNTRKLDMPERRYLFPITTNFTYGWQLGPPVKQELVSCKMCRIESFFRKNGAFALLDPRDLAL